One region of Mus musculus strain C57BL/6J chromosome 3, GRCm38.p6 C57BL/6J genomic DNA includes:
- the Bcl9 gene encoding B-cell CLL/lymphoma 9 protein isoform X2: protein MHPSNPKVRSSPSGNTQSSPKSKQEVMVRPPTVMSPSGNPQLDSKFSNQGKPGGSASQSQPSPCDSKSGGHTPKALPGPGGSMGLKNGAGNGAKGKGKRERSISADSFDQRDPGTPNDDSDIKECNSADHIKSQESQHTPHSMTPSTATAPRSSTPSHGQTPAPEPISAQKTPAKVVYVFSTEMANKAAEAVLKGQVETIVSFHIQNISNSKSERSTAPLNTQIPTLRNDPKPLPQQPPAPANQDQNSSQNARLQPTPPIQAPAPKPTAAPRPLDRESPGVENKLIPPVGSPGSSTPLPPDGTGPNSTPNNRAVTPVSQGSNSSSADPKAPPPPPVSGGEPPTLGENPDGLSQEQLEHRERSLQTLRDIQRMLFPDEKEFTAGQTGGPQQNTGVLDGPQKKPDGPIQAMMSQSQSLGKGPGPRTDVGAPFGPQGHRDVPFSPDEMVPPNMSSQSGPIGPDHLDHMTPEQIAWLKLQQEFYEEKRRKQEQVVVQQCSLQDMMVHQHGPRGVVRGPPPPYQMAPGEGWAPGAEPFPDGINISHSLPPRGMAPHPNMPGSQMRLPGFAGMINSEMEGPNVPNPASRPGLSGVSWPDDVPKIPDGRNFPPGQGVFSGPGRGERFPNPQGLSEEMFQQQLAEKQLALPPGMSMEGIRPGMEMNRMIPGSQRHMEPGSNPIFPRIPVEGPLSPSRGDFPKGMPPQIGPGRELEFGMVPGGMKGEVNLNVNMGSSSQMIPQKMREAGAGPEEMMKLRPGSSEMLPAQQKMVPLPFGEHPQQEYGVGPRPFLPMSQGPGSNSGLRNLREPIGPDQRTNSRLSHMPPLPLNPSSNPTSLSTAPPVQRGLGRKPLDISVAGSQVHSPGINPLKSPTMHQVQSPMLGSPSGNLKSPQTPSQLAGMLAGPAAAASIKSPPVLGSAAASPVHLKSPSLPAPSPGWTSSPKPPLQSPGIPPNHKAPLTMASPAMLGSVESGGPPPPTASQPASVNIPGSLPSSTPYPMPPEPTLSQNPLSIMMSRMSKFAMPSSTPLYHDAIKTVASSDDDSPPARSPNLPSMNSMPGPNPVVPMPTLSPMGMTQPLSHSNQMPSPNAMGPSIPPHGVPMGPGLMSHNPIMGHGSQEPPMVPQGRMGFPQGFPPVQSPPQQVPFPHNGPTGGQGNFPGGIGFPGEGPLGRPSNLPQSSADPALCKPGGPGAPDSFTVLGNSMPSVFTDPDLQEVIRPGATGIPEFDLSRIIPSEKPSQTLQYFPRGEVPGRKQPQGPGPGFSHMQGMMSDQAPRMGLALPGMGGPGPVGTPDIPLGTSPSMPGHNPMRPPAFLQQGMMGPHHRMMSPAQSTVPGPATLMTNPAAAVGMIPGKDRGPAGLYTHPGPVGSPGMMMSMQGMMGPQQNIMIPPQMRPRGMAADVGMGGFSQGPGNPGNMMF, encoded by the exons taGCCCTAAGTCAAAGCAGGAGGTGATGGTCCGTCCCCCTACAGTGATGTCCCCATCTGGAAACCCCCAGCTGGATTCCAAATTCTCCAATCAGGGTAAACCGGGGGGCTCAGCCAGCCAATCCCAGCCATCCCCCTGTGACTCCAAGAGTGGGGGCCATACCCCTAAAGCACTCCCTGGCCCAGGTGGGAGCATGGGGCTGAAGAATGGGGCTGGAAATGGTGCCAAGGGCAAGGGGAAAAGGGAGCGAAGTATTTCGGCCGACTCCTTTGATCAGAGAGATCCTGGGACTCCAAACGATGACTCTGACATTAAAG AATGTAATTCTGCAGACCACATCAAGTCCCAGGAGTCCCAGCACACGCCACACTCCATGACCCCGTCAACTGCTACAGCCCCCAGGTCTTCCACTCCCTCCCATGGCCAAACTCCTGCCCCAGAGCCCATATCTGCTCAGAAGACGCCAGCCAAAGTGGTGTATGTGTTTTCTACGGAGATGGCAAATAA GGCTGCAGAAGCTGTACTGAAGGGCCAGGTTGAAACAATTGTCTCTTTCCACATCCAGAACATCTCTAACAGCAAGTCAGAGAGAAGCACAGCCCCCCTG AACACACAGATACCCACCCTTCGGAATGATCCAAAACCTCTCCCACAGCAGCCTCCAGCTCCCGCCAACCAGGACCAGAACTCTTCCCAGAATGCCAGACTGCAGCCAACTCCTCCCATTCAGGCACCAGCACCCAAGCCTACTGCAGCCCCGCGTCCCCTGGACCGGGAGAGTCCTGGGGTAGAAAACAAACTGATTCCTCCTGTGGGCAGTCCTGGGAGCTCCACTCCACTGCCCCCAGATGGTACTGGGCCAAACTCAACACCCAACAATCGAGCAGTGACCCCTGTCTCCCAGGGGAGCAATAGCTCTTCAGCAGATCCCAAAgcccccccacctccaccagtGTCCGGTGGTGAGCCCCCCACGCTGGGAGAGAACCCTGATGGCCTCTCTCAGGAGCAGCTGGAGCACCGGGAACGCTCCTTACAAACTCTGAGGGACATCCAGCGTATGCTTTTCCCTGATGAGAAGGAGTTCACAGCAGGACAAACGGGGGGTCCCCAGCAGAACACTGGGGTTTTAGATGGACCTCAAAAAAAACCAGATGGGCCAATACAGGCCATGATGTCTCAATCCCAAAGCCTCGGTAAGGGTCCTGGGCCCCGGACAGATGTGGGGGCTCCGTTTGGCCCTCAAGGACATAGAGATGTGCCCTTTTCTCCAGATGAAATGGTTCCACCTAATATGAGCTCCCAGTCTGGGCCCATAGGACCCGACCACCTGGACCATATGACTCCCGAGCAGATAGCATGGCTGAAGCTGCAGCAGGAGTTTTATGAAGAGAAGAGGCGGAAACAGGAGCAGGTGGTCGTCCAGCAGTGCTCTCTCCAGGATATGATGGTCCATCAGCATGGGCCCCGGGGAGTGGTCCGAGGGCCTCCCCCTCCGTACCAGATGGCTCCTGGTGAAGGCTGGGCACCTGGGGCAGAGCCGTTTCCTGATGGTATCAACATTTCACACTCTTTGCCCCCAAGGGGCATGGCTCCCCACCCCAACATGCCAGGGAGCCAGATGCGCCTTCCTGGGTTTGCAGGAATGATAAATTCAGAAATGGAGGGGCCAAACGTGCCCAACCCGGCATCCAGACCAGGTCTCTCTGGAGTCAGTTGGCCAGACGATGTGCCAAAAATCCCAGATGGTCGAAATTTCCCTCCTGGCCAGGGTGTCTTCAGTGGTCCTGGCCGAGGGGAGCGGTTTCCAAACCCCCAGGGCTTGTCTGAAGAGATGTTTCAACAGCAGCTGGCAGAGAAGCAGCTGGCTCTGCCCCCAGGGATGAGCATGGAGGGCATCCGGCCTGGCATGGAAATGAACAGGATGATTCCAGGCTCCCAGCGCCACATGGAGCCAGGAAGTAACCCCATCTTCCCTCGGATACCAGTTGAGGGTCCTCTGAGCCCTTCCCGGGGTGACTTTCCAAAAGGAATGCCTCCACAGATAGGTCCTGGTCGGGAACTTGAGTTTGGCATGGTTCCTGGTGGGATGAAGGGGGAAGTTAATCTAAACGTCAACATGGGATCCAGCTCTCAGATGATACCTCAGAAGAtgagggaggctggggcaggccCTGAGGAGATGATGAAATTACGCCCTGGGAGCTCAGAAATGCTGCCTGCCCAGCAGAAGATGGTGCCCCTGCCATTTGGTGAGCACCCTCAGCAGGAGTATGGTGTGGGCCCCAGGCCATTCCTTCCCATGTCTCAGGGTCCGGGCAGCAACAGTGGCTTGCGCAATCTCAGAGAACCAATTGGGCCCGACCAAAGGACTAACAGCCGGCTCAGTCATATGCCACCACTACCTCTCAACCCTTCCAGTAACCCCACTAGCCTCAGCACAGCTCCTCCAGTTCAGCGTGGCCTGGGGCGGAAGCCTTTGGATATATCTGTGGCAGGCAGCCAGGTGCATTCCCCAGGCATTAACCCTCTGAAGTCTCCGACAATGCACCAAGTCCAGTCTCCAATGCTGGGCTCACCCTCCGGGAACCTCAAGTCCCCTCAGACTCCATCACAGCTGGCAGGCATGCTGGCAggcccagctgctgctgcttccatTAAGTCCCCTCCTGTCTTGGGGTCTGCTGCTGCTTCGCCTGTTCACCTCAAGTCTCCATCACTTCCTGCCCCGTCGCCTGGATGGACCTCCTCTCCCAAACCGCCCCTTCAGAGTCCTGGGATCCCTCCAAACCACAAAGCGCCCCTCACCATGGCCTCCCCAGCCATGCTGGGAAGTGTGGAGTCAG GTGGCCCCCCGCCTCCTacagccagccagcctgcctCGGTGAACATCCCCGGAAGTCTTCCCTCTAGCACACCTTATCCCATGCCTCCAGAGCCCACCCTTTCCCAGAATCCACTCTCCATTATGATGTCTCGAATGTCCAAGTTTGCGATGCCCAGTTCCACTCCATTATACCACGATGCCATCAAGACTGTGGCCAGCTCCGATGATGACTCCCCGCCAGCTCGCTCGCCCAACTTGCCATCAATGAATAGCATGCCAG GTCCAAACCCTGTGGTTCCGATGCCAACCCTCAGCCCGATGGGAATGACCCAGCCACTTTCTCACTCCAATCAGATGCCCTCTCCTAATGCCATGGGACCCAGCATACCTCCTCATGGGGTCCCAATGGGGCCTGGCTTGATGTCACACAATCCTATCATGGGACATGGGTCCCAGGAGCCTCCAATGGTACCTCAAGGACGGATGGGCTTCCCCCAGGGCTTCCCTCCAGTACAGTCTCCTCCTCAGCAGGTTCCATTCCCTCACAATGGCCCCACTGGGGGACAAGGTAACTTCCCAGGAGGGATAGGTTTCCCAGGAGAAGGACCCCTTGGTCGTCCCAGCAACCTGCCCCAAAGTTCAGCAGATCCAGCACTTTGCAAGCCTGGAGGCCCAGGGGCTCCTGACTCCTTCACTGTCCTGGGGAACAGCATGCCCTCCGTGTTTACAGACCCAGATCTGCAGGAGGTAATCCGACCTGGAGCCACCGGaatacctgagtttgatctctccCGCATTATCCCATCGGAGAAGCCCAGCCAGACACTGCAGTATTTCCCTCGAGGGGAAGTCCCCGGCCGCAAACAGCCACAAGGTCCTGGGCCTGGGTTTTCACACATGCAGGGGATGATGAGCGATCAAGCCCCAAGAATGGGGTTAGCATTACCTGGCATGGGAGGCCCCGGGCCAGTAGGAACTCCAGACATTCCTCTTGGTACATCTCCATCCATGCCAGGCCACAACCCAATGAGACCACCAGCCTTTCTCCAGCAAGGCATGATGGGACCTCACCACCGGATGATGTCACCAGCACAATCCACAGTGCCCGGCCCAGCCACCCTGATGACCAATCCAGCTGCTGCTGTGGGCATGATTCCTGGCAAGGATCGGGGGCCTGCTGGGCTCTATACCCACCCAGGGCCTGTGGGTTCTCCAGGCATGATGATGTCCATGCAAGGCATGATGGGACCCCAACAGAACATCATGATTCCCCCACAAATGAGGCCCCGGGGCATGGCTGCTGATGTGGGCATGGGTGGGTTTAGCCAAGGACCTGGTAACCCAGGAAACATGATGTTTTAA